In Anser cygnoides isolate HZ-2024a breed goose chromosome 23, Taihu_goose_T2T_genome, whole genome shotgun sequence, the following are encoded in one genomic region:
- the SDHB gene encoding succinate dehydrogenase [ubiquinone] iron-sulfur subunit, mitochondrial, whose protein sequence is MAAAVVGVSLRRGVPGRLLRAGPRLICRGAQTAAAAAPRVKKFSIYRWDPDKPGDKPRMQTYEVDLNKCGPMVLDALIKIKNELDSTLTFRRSCREGICGSCAMNIAGGNTLACTKRIDPDLGKITKIYPLPHMYVVKDLVPDLSNFYAQYKSIEPYLKKKDESKQGKEQYLQSIEDRQKLDGLYECILCACCSTSCPSYWWNGDKYLGPAVLMQAYRWMIDSRDDYTEERLAQLQDPFSLYRCHTIMNCTRTCPKGLNPGKAIAEIKKMMATYKEKAATA, encoded by the exons atggcggcggccgTGGTGGGAGTCTCCTTGAGGCGCGGCGTCCCCGGGCGGCTCCTGCGGGCCGGGCCCAGGCtg ATCTGTCGGGGAGCCCAGACGGCTGCTGCAGCCGCGCCACGCGTCAAGAAGTTTTCCATCTACCGATGGGATCCCGACAAGCCTGGGGACAAGCCCCGCATGCAGACGTACGAAGTGGATTTGAATAA ATGTGGGCCCATGGTCCTCGATGCTCTGATCAAGATTAAAAACGAGTTGGACTCCACGCTGACCTTCCGCAGATCGTGTAGGGAAG GCATCTGTGGCTCTTGTGCTATGAACATTGCAGGTGGAAACACCCTGGCCTGCACCAAAAGAATCGACCCTGATCTCGGCAAGATCACTAAAATCTACCCTCTCCCCCACATGTATGTGGTGAAGGATCTTGTTCCG GACTTGAGTAACTTCTATGCACAGTATAAATCCATTGAGCCTTACCTGAAGAAGAAGGATGAGTCGAAACAGGGCAAGGAGCAGTACCTGCAGTCCATAGAAGACCGTCAGAAACTG GACGGACTCTACGAGTGCATCCtgtgtgcctgctgcagcaccagctgtCCCAGTTACTGGTGGAATGGGGACAAGTACTTGGGTCCTGCGGTACTGATGCAG GCCTATCGCTGGATGATTGACTCCAGAGATGACTACACAGAGGAACGCCTGGCACAACTTCAAGACCCGTTTTCTCTCTACCGTTGTCACACTATCATGAATTGCACAAGAACTTGCCCAAAG GGTTTGAACCCTGGCAAAGCAATTGCTGAGATCAAGAAGATGATGGCAACTTACAAAGAGAAGGCAGCCACTGCATAA